The segment TACAGTCCACAAAATAATCCACACTCGCCCGCGTGGTGCACATCGGCGGTTTGATCTTCAGGATGTTCAGGTAATCGCCCGTCGGCTGCATGAAAATCCCCAGCTCGCGCAGACGGTTACACAGCACCATGGTTTCCTCGGTCGCAGGTTCCAGCGTATCCCGGTCTCGCACCAGTTCCAGCCCCAGATAAAAGCCCGAACCATGCGCCGCACCCGCCAAGGGATGCTTGTCGACCAGCGCTTGAAGGCGGGCCTTGAAATAGCGCCCCGTCTCGCGGGCGTTGTCCCACAGGCCCTCCTGCTGCAACACATCCAGTACCGCCATGCCAATGCGGCAACTGACCGGGCTACCGCCGGCAGAGGAAAAGAAGTAACCCTCAGCCTCCAGCGCCTCGGCGATTTCGCGACGCGTGATTACCACCCCCAGCGGCTGGCCATTGCCCATGCCCTTGGCCATGGTGATGATATCCGGCACCACGCCTTGCTCCTCGAAACCCCAGAAATGTTCCCCTAGACGGCCATAGCCCACCTGCACTTCGTCGGCGATGCATACCCCGCCGCGTGCGCGCACCTTGGCATAGGCCGCTTGCAGGTAGCCCGGCGGCAAGGCAATGCCGCCGGCATTGCCATACACAGGTTCGCAGATGATTCCAGCCAGCTGGCGCCTGCTCGCATCGAGTTCGGCCAGCCGGTTATCGACGTCGCGCAGGTAGTCAGCGGCGCTGTCCGGGCCTCGGAAACGGCCGCGGAACGTGTTTGGGGCTTCGACCGGGTGCACCCAGGCGGGGCGGGTTTCCAGGGCCTGCGGGTTGTCGGCAATGGACGTGGAGATCGCATCGGTCGCCACTGACCAGCCATGGTAGGCCTCCAGTACGCTGAGCATGTCGCGTCCACCGCTGTAGGCCCATGCCAGGCGGATTGCCAGGTCATTGGCTTCAGTACCGCTGTTGACCATGAAAACGCGGTCGAATCCGTCGGGCGCCAGGGCCAGCAGGCGTTCGGAGAATTCGGTGACGGCGGCGTAGTGAAAGCGCGAATTGGTGTTGAGCAGCGACCATTGCCGTGCCGACTCGGCCGCCATGCGCGGATGACCATGCCCGAGTACGGCCACGTTGTTGAGCATGTCTAGGTAAGAGCGACCTTGCAGATCGATCAGGTAGTTGCGCCAGCCGCGCTCGATCTGGGGTGGATCTAGGTAATAATGCTTCTGCGACCGGGCAAAACTGGCCCCGCGTCTAGCCAGTAACGCGTGAGGGTCTGGCAGGGCGTCTGCGTTGCAGTCCAACCTCAGTAAGCCCGCAGGAGAAGGGCACAGGGCCAGCCATGCTGGCGCGCGGGAGGGCGCGGCGAAGAACGGCGGTTCGAGGCTGCTGTCCAGGCATAGCTGGACGCTGAGCCTCTCCCCGCTGTTGCCCAAGGCATCGCCCTTTCGCAACCATTGCCCATCGGCGGGGGCCTGTGCCAAACCAGTGAGCCACAGGTCCCATGAGGAGCTGCGCAAGTACCCGCTCTGTTCATCTACAGACCGCCACGTGCCGTCCTGCGGCGCCTGCACGGCCGTGCCAGGCTCCAGTTTCAGCTCCACCCCCAATGCGCAGGTTGCCGGTTCTTCGCTACGATCGATGTGTGTCTGGGACAAGCGATACTGCCCATGCAACGTGCATGCTGGTGCTGACTGGGCTGCCAGCAGGCGCTGGTCGAAACCTGGCACCTCCCAATTGCCGGCATCGCAGTGCACGCTCAGCACCCCCAAATCGAGGCGGGCGACCGGGTGGCCAGCCACGGTAGGTAGCAGCGGTGCGCAATCAACGAAGCAGGGGGCCGAAGGCGCCGAACCAGCTGCCTGTAAAATGGCGACTTCCATCAGTGCCAACGGTGCGGCCTGCGCAGTCTCGAAAATCTGCCATTCATGGGCGGCGTTATCGCGAATGTACTGGTTACCGGGGTCGATGGCCTGCTGTTGAGCACTGCTGAGCACCAACACGATTGCACGGTTGACCACCAAGGGCCACAACGCGCGTAGTTCTG is part of the Pseudomonas parafulva genome and harbors:
- a CDS encoding aminotransferase — protein: MPTRLHDAATVLRQITERVSLPAPCLALSQARELLSEHYGLCGELQPLGSQQDLNVLMDTGQGKFVLKACHASYAEPELHAQHAALGVLRDQGLPVPSVVAAKTGNTLLTLDIEGQALRVRVLEYLQGQPLTRCGWLPAPVIQAMGTLCAQVDRALADFDHEGLARTLQWDPRHAPALIDRLLAQVEDPRLRGRLSEAARAAAIRLSPLMKQLPIQAVHLDITDDNTVWAQDAQRQWQLQGLIDFGDLVRTWRVADLSVTCAALLHHADGDPFRVLAAVSAYQAVNPLTEAELRALWPLVVNRAIVLVLSSAQQQAIDPGNQYIRDNAAHEWQIFETAQAAPLALMEVAILQAAGSAPSAPCFVDCAPLLPTVAGHPVARLDLGVLSVHCDAGNWEVPGFDQRLLAAQSAPACTLHGQYRLSQTHIDRSEEPATCALGVELKLEPGTAVQAPQDGTWRSVDEQSGYLRSSSWDLWLTGLAQAPADGQWLRKGDALGNSGERLSVQLCLDSSLEPPFFAAPSRAPAWLALCPSPAGLLRLDCNADALPDPHALLARRGASFARSQKHYYLDPPQIERGWRNYLIDLQGRSYLDMLNNVAVLGHGHPRMAAESARQWSLLNTNSRFHYAAVTEFSERLLALAPDGFDRVFMVNSGTEANDLAIRLAWAYSGGRDMLSVLEAYHGWSVATDAISTSIADNPQALETRPAWVHPVEAPNTFRGRFRGPDSAADYLRDVDNRLAELDASRRQLAGIICEPVYGNAGGIALPPGYLQAAYAKVRARGGVCIADEVQVGYGRLGEHFWGFEEQGVVPDIITMAKGMGNGQPLGVVITRREIAEALEAEGYFFSSAGGSPVSCRIGMAVLDVLQQEGLWDNARETGRYFKARLQALVDKHPLAGAAHGSGFYLGLELVRDRDTLEPATEETMVLCNRLRELGIFMQPTGDYLNILKIKPPMCTTRASVDYFVDCIDRVLSQGV